The following are encoded together in the Colius striatus isolate bColStr4 chromosome 5, bColStr4.1.hap1, whole genome shotgun sequence genome:
- the ZDHHC3 gene encoding palmitoyltransferase ZDHHC3 isoform X2 yields the protein MMITPVHRFRDIERTPEYLQPEKCVPPPSRPSLGTMWFIRDGCGIACAVVTWMLVFYADFVVLLVMLVPSRDYVYSVINGTLFNTLAFLALASHFRAMLTDPGAVPKGNATKEFIESLQLKPGQVVYKCPKCCSIKPDRAHHCSVCKRCIRKMDHHCPWVNNCVGENNQKYFVLFTMYIALISLHALIMVGFHFLYCFEEDWTKCSSFSPPTTVILLILLCFEALLFLIFTSVMFGTQVHSICTDETGIEQLKKEERRWAKKTKWMNMKAVFGHPFSIAWLSPFATPDQGKADPYQYVV from the exons ATGATGATTACTCCAGTCCACCGCTTCAGAGATATTGAAAGGACACCTGAATACCTCCAGCCAGAAAAGTGTGTTCCACCTCCTAGCCGCCCTTCCCTGGGAACAATGTGGTTTATTCGAGATGGCTGTGGTATTGCATGTGCTGTCGTTACCTGGATGCTGGTGTTCTATGCCGACTTTGTAGTCCTCCTTGTCATGCTAGTCCCATCGAGAGATTATGTTTATAGTGTCATCAATGGCACACTGTTCAACACCTTGGCTTTCCTCGCTTTGGCTTCACATTTTCGTGCTATGCTGACAGATCCA gGTGCTGTACCCAAAGGTAATGCCACAAAGGAGTTCATCGAGAGTTTACAGCTAAAGCCAGGACAGGTGGTTTACAAGTGCCCCAAGTGTTGTAGCATCAAACCTGACAGAGCACATCACTGCAG TGTTTGCAAGAGATGTATTCGGAAAATGGACCATCACTGCCCGTGGGTCAATAACTGTGTAGGAGAGAATAACCAGAAGTACTTTGTACTGTTTACA ATGTATATAGCCCTGATTTCCCTGCATGCTCTAATCATGGTGGGATTTCACTTCTTGTATTGCTTTGAAGAAGACTGGACAA AGTGcagttccttctctcctccaactACGGTGATTCTCCTCATTCTCTTGTGTTTCGAGGCTCTCCTGTTTCTCATCTTCACCTCGGTTATGTTTGGGACCCAAGTACACTCCATCTGCACTGACGAAACG ggaATAGAACAgttgaaaaaggaagagagaagatgggctaaaaaaacaaaatggaTGAACATGAAAGCAGTATTTGGCCATCCGTTCTCTATAGCATGGCTTAGCCCATTCGCAACACCAGACCAAGGAAAAGCAGACCCATACCAGTATGTGGTCTGA
- the ZDHHC3 gene encoding palmitoyltransferase ZDHHC3 isoform X1 yields MMITPVHRFRDIERTPEYLQPEKCVPPPSRPSLGTMWFIRDGCGIACAVVTWMLVFYADFVVLLVMLVPSRDYVYSVINGTLFNTLAFLALASHFRAMLTDPGAVPKGNATKEFIESLQLKPGQVVYKCPKCCSIKPDRAHHCSVCKRCIRKMDHHCPWVNNCVGENNQKYFVLFTMYIALISLHALIMVGFHFLYCFEEDWTKCSSFSPPTTVILLILLCFEALLFLIFTSVMFGTQVHSICTDETGIERLKNQKPTWEKTSGWAGMKLAFGGAFSLAWFNPFSNMNCQKPAPADTVAAAPASAIMTQEEIERFLARDVAVQVLPE; encoded by the exons ATGATGATTACTCCAGTCCACCGCTTCAGAGATATTGAAAGGACACCTGAATACCTCCAGCCAGAAAAGTGTGTTCCACCTCCTAGCCGCCCTTCCCTGGGAACAATGTGGTTTATTCGAGATGGCTGTGGTATTGCATGTGCTGTCGTTACCTGGATGCTGGTGTTCTATGCCGACTTTGTAGTCCTCCTTGTCATGCTAGTCCCATCGAGAGATTATGTTTATAGTGTCATCAATGGCACACTGTTCAACACCTTGGCTTTCCTCGCTTTGGCTTCACATTTTCGTGCTATGCTGACAGATCCA gGTGCTGTACCCAAAGGTAATGCCACAAAGGAGTTCATCGAGAGTTTACAGCTAAAGCCAGGACAGGTGGTTTACAAGTGCCCCAAGTGTTGTAGCATCAAACCTGACAGAGCACATCACTGCAG TGTTTGCAAGAGATGTATTCGGAAAATGGACCATCACTGCCCGTGGGTCAATAACTGTGTAGGAGAGAATAACCAGAAGTACTTTGTACTGTTTACA ATGTATATAGCCCTGATTTCCCTGCATGCTCTAATCATGGTGGGATTTCACTTCTTGTATTGCTTTGAAGAAGACTGGACAA AGTGcagttccttctctcctccaactACGGTGATTCTCCTCATTCTCTTGTGTTTCGAGGCTCTCCTGTTTCTCATCTTCACCTCGGTTATGTTTGGGACCCAAGTACACTCCATCTGCACTGACGAAACG GGTATCGAACGTCTTAAAAACCAGAAGCCAACGTGGGAGAAGACGAGCGGCTGGGCAGGGATGAAGCTGGCGTTCGGTGGTGCCTTCTCCTTGGCTTGGTTTAACCCTTTCTCCAACATGAACTGCCAGAAGCCAGCACCTGCTGACAcagtggcagcagctcctgcctctgcaaTAATGACCCAGGAGGAAATCGAGCGGTTTCTCGCTCGAGACGTCGCCGTCCAAGTGTTACCTGAATAA